One region of Mucilaginibacter gotjawali genomic DNA includes:
- a CDS encoding NADH-quinone oxidoreductase subunit N, with product MSTLIIISTLPILLLYLGLYKAQKALLPVTLIGLIAALGCTVASYTSADTATPIYSGMMLFNNFSAVFSGITIITTILIILLSRGYFEKISNHIAEYYAIILFALAGVIVMVSFYNLVMLFIGIEIMSVSLYILAGIKKTDFASNEAALKYFLMGAFSTGFLLFGIALIYGSTGSFNLETIRNWVIQNPHSIDPMFYAGILLIVVGLCFKVGAAPFHFWTPDVYEGSPTLITAFMSTVAKTAAFAAFLRLFSACFAPVSDFWVPVLLVITIITLFIGNITALYQQSFKRMLAFSSISHAGYLLFAIVALGASSANSVFMYATAYSIASIIAFGALILVQQQSGSDNFDSFNGLAKKNPFLAVVLTIAMLSLAGIPLTAGFIGKFFMFSGALLQFKLVLVLLAVVNAVISIFYYFRVIIAMYFRDAERAELTVPVYYQLVLGFAALVTILIGIYPGFISNLI from the coding sequence ATGAGTACCCTAATAATTATATCTACTCTTCCTATACTATTGTTATACCTGGGTTTATACAAAGCCCAAAAAGCATTATTACCCGTTACACTGATTGGTTTGATCGCTGCGTTGGGCTGTACTGTGGCTTCCTACACCTCAGCTGACACCGCTACTCCTATTTACAGCGGCATGATGCTGTTCAATAATTTTTCAGCAGTATTTTCAGGTATCACCATCATTACAACTATCCTGATCATTTTACTGTCCCGCGGTTATTTTGAAAAGATAAGTAATCATATCGCTGAGTATTATGCCATCATCCTGTTTGCGCTGGCAGGGGTTATTGTAATGGTTTCTTTTTACAACCTGGTTATGCTGTTTATCGGTATCGAGATCATGTCTGTGAGCTTATACATTCTTGCAGGTATTAAAAAAACCGATTTCGCCTCAAATGAAGCTGCTTTAAAATACTTTCTTATGGGGGCATTTTCAACCGGCTTCCTGTTATTTGGTATTGCCTTAATATATGGCTCTACAGGTTCCTTTAACCTCGAAACCATCCGCAATTGGGTAATTCAAAATCCACACAGCATCGATCCGATGTTTTATGCAGGCATCCTGCTGATCGTTGTTGGCCTTTGCTTTAAAGTGGGTGCCGCCCCCTTCCATTTCTGGACGCCGGATGTGTACGAAGGCTCCCCTACCCTGATTACCGCATTCATGTCAACCGTGGCAAAAACGGCCGCTTTTGCTGCTTTTTTACGCCTGTTCAGCGCTTGTTTTGCGCCGGTATCTGATTTTTGGGTGCCTGTGTTATTAGTGATTACCATTATCACCCTTTTCATTGGAAACATTACGGCGCTTTACCAGCAAAGCTTTAAACGCATGCTGGCATTTTCGAGTATTTCGCATGCCGGTTACTTACTGTTCGCCATTGTGGCGCTTGGTGCAAGCTCTGCAAATTCGGTATTCATGTATGCCACTGCTTATTCAATTGCCTCTATCATTGCCTTTGGCGCCTTAATACTGGTTCAGCAACAATCAGGCAGCGACAATTTTGACAGCTTTAACGGATTGGCTAAAAAGAACCCGTTCCTGGCGGTTGTATTAACCATTGCCATGCTTTCACTGGCGGGCATTCCACTTACTGCGGGCTTTATTGGTAAATTCTTTATGTTCTCAGGCGCATTGCTGCAATTTAAGTTAGTGCTGGTATTATTGGCAGTGGTAAATGCTGTTATCAGTATTTTCTATTACTTCAGGGTAATTATTGCCATGTATTTCCGTGATGCGGAACGCGCCGAGCTAACTGTACCTGTATATTATCAACTGGTTTTAGGTTTTGCTGCATTGGTAACCATACTGATTGGCATCTACCCGGGCTTTATTTCAAACCTTATTTAA
- a CDS encoding DedA family protein has product MNSFWEHLQNLTDARSIISLGFFFLLIVVFAETGLFFGFFLPGDYLLFMSGLFCSTGRFDISIYTLVLSLIAAGVLGNYTGYWFGYRTGPALFNKSNSFFFKKHHIIVAQEFYAKHGGKALVLGRFFPIIRTFAPIFAGVVKVDIKKFTLYNFAGSIAWVCTFTLSGYFLGRRYPQLKEYIEYIVIGLIIVTSVPLIYALYRRNHSNREKIKELK; this is encoded by the coding sequence ATGAATAGTTTTTGGGAACACCTGCAAAATTTAACAGATGCCCGATCAATTATAAGCTTAGGGTTCTTCTTTTTGCTTATCGTTGTTTTTGCTGAAACCGGGCTGTTTTTTGGTTTCTTTTTGCCAGGCGACTATTTGTTATTCATGTCAGGTCTGTTCTGCTCAACAGGCAGGTTCGATATTTCAATTTATACACTTGTTTTATCACTCATTGCGGCAGGCGTTTTAGGAAATTATACAGGGTACTGGTTTGGGTACCGAACGGGGCCTGCCTTATTTAATAAAAGCAATTCTTTCTTCTTCAAAAAGCATCATATTATTGTTGCACAGGAATTTTATGCCAAACATGGAGGCAAAGCATTGGTTTTAGGGAGATTTTTCCCAATAATTAGAACTTTTGCACCTATCTTTGCAGGAGTTGTTAAAGTTGACATTAAAAAATTCACACTTTATAATTTTGCGGGCAGTATTGCCTGGGTATGTACATTTACCTTATCCGGATATTTTTTAGGCCGACGATACCCGCAATTAAAAGAATATATTGAGTATATTGTAATTGGTTTAATAATAGTAACAAGCGTTCCGCTGATTTACGCGTTGTACAGGCGAAATCACAGTAATCGCGAAAAGATAAAAGAGTTAAAATAA
- a CDS encoding inorganic diphosphatase has translation MSTQHPWHQVSPGDNMPEIVNAIIEIPKGSKAKYEIDKASGLLKLDRVLFSSVMYPANYGFIPQTYCDDNDPLDILVLCSIDVFPMSIIEAKVIGVMHMVDNGEQDDKIIAVAKNDMSINYINDLAELPPHVMVEIVRFFKDYKKLEGKNVTIEHLLGMRYAHKVIKESLELYKSTFPVYQ, from the coding sequence ATGAGTACACAACATCCATGGCACCAGGTTTCGCCCGGAGATAATATGCCCGAAATTGTTAACGCAATTATTGAGATCCCTAAAGGATCCAAAGCTAAATATGAAATTGACAAAGCTTCCGGGTTGTTAAAACTCGACAGGGTTTTATTTTCATCGGTAATGTACCCGGCTAATTACGGGTTTATCCCGCAAACTTATTGCGATGACAATGACCCATTGGATATCCTCGTACTTTGCTCCATAGATGTATTCCCCATGTCAATTATCGAAGCTAAAGTGATAGGTGTTATGCACATGGTTGACAACGGCGAGCAAGACGATAAGATCATCGCGGTTGCAAAAAACGATATGTCGATCAACTACATCAACGACCTTGCCGAACTTCCTCCGCATGTAATGGTAGAAATTGTACGCTTTTTTAAGGATTACAAAAAGCTGGAAGGTAAGAACGTGACCATTGAACACCTTTTAGGGATGCGATATGCACATAAGGTGATCAAAGAAAGTTTGGAATTGTATAAGTCTACTTTTCCCGTTTACCAATAA
- a CDS encoding hemolysin family protein — protein sequence MGPDLEINGFYLFLTFFLVLLNGFFVAAEFAMVRVRGSQVEIKAKSGSPVAKVARGILHNLDGYLAATQLGITIASLGLGWVGQSVVTALMLRMFLTFGLDIKSVFIVDTSHIVAFAFITVFHIVFGELAPKSIAIQRSVRTVMAISLPLRFFFVVFKPVIWLLNGFANFILKLMGINPVQGEASHSSEELQYLLDQGKETGALDSTEHELIQNVFDFNERIVKNIMVPRTKISGIELTTTKDELLEIIITEGYSRIPVYDDTIDKIVGIVHAKDILPLLAHHEEIILKNIIRKPYFIPETKRINDLMSELQQKRIQIAIVLDEFGGTAGMVTLEDIVEELVGEIQDEYDEEKPIVETINDREFIVNALAPIYDVNSHLPHDLPEDGDYDTVSGWLGDIFGKIPDVGEQKEANGYNITVLKKSEQNIESVKLELLINEEDALDLH from the coding sequence ATGGGGCCTGATCTTGAAATAAACGGTTTTTACCTTTTCCTTACCTTTTTCCTGGTTTTGCTGAACGGTTTTTTCGTGGCGGCAGAATTTGCCATGGTGAGGGTCCGCGGTTCGCAGGTTGAAATTAAGGCAAAATCGGGCAGCCCGGTAGCAAAAGTTGCCCGGGGTATTTTACACAACCTTGACGGATACCTGGCGGCTACACAACTGGGTATCACTATTGCCTCCCTTGGTTTGGGCTGGGTGGGCCAATCCGTTGTAACCGCTTTGATGCTGCGGATGTTCCTGACCTTCGGCCTTGATATAAAATCAGTATTTATTGTTGATACCAGCCATATTGTAGCATTTGCTTTTATTACCGTATTTCACATTGTATTCGGGGAATTAGCGCCCAAGTCTATAGCCATTCAACGATCAGTGCGTACAGTAATGGCCATTTCGCTGCCGCTGCGGTTCTTTTTTGTTGTGTTTAAGCCTGTAATCTGGCTGTTAAACGGCTTCGCCAATTTTATATTAAAGCTGATGGGGATCAACCCTGTGCAGGGTGAAGCTTCTCACAGCTCCGAAGAGCTGCAATACCTGCTGGACCAGGGAAAGGAAACAGGTGCCCTGGATTCAACTGAGCATGAACTGATCCAGAATGTTTTTGATTTTAACGAGCGTATCGTTAAAAACATCATGGTACCCCGTACAAAAATATCGGGTATAGAGCTCACCACCACTAAAGATGAGTTACTTGAAATCATCATAACGGAAGGCTATTCGCGCATACCCGTATATGATGACACTATTGACAAGATAGTGGGCATTGTGCACGCAAAGGATATTTTACCCCTGCTGGCCCACCACGAGGAAATCATTTTAAAGAACATTATCCGCAAACCCTACTTCATCCCCGAAACAAAACGGATTAACGACCTGATGAGCGAATTACAGCAAAAACGCATCCAGATTGCAATTGTGCTGGACGAGTTTGGGGGTACAGCCGGAATGGTAACGCTTGAAGATATTGTAGAGGAATTGGTTGGCGAGATCCAGGACGAATATGATGAAGAAAAACCAATTGTTGAAACGATAAACGACCGTGAATTTATTGTGAATGCGCTTGCACCCATCTATGATGTTAACAGCCATTTGCCGCATGATTTGCCGGAGGATGGTGACTACGACACAGTATCCGGATGGCTTGGCGATATTTTCGGCAAAATACCGGATGTTGGTGAGCAGAAAGAAGCAAATGGTTACAACATAACGGTTTTGAAAAAGTCCGAACAGAATATTGAGTCGGTAAAGCTCGAGTTGCTGATTAACGAGGAGGATGCATTAGATTTACATTGA
- a CDS encoding 16S rRNA (uracil(1498)-N(3))-methyltransferase, whose protein sequence is MHLFYTPAIEPSCQQYFLTEEESKHCARVLRLEKGAKLQLIDGRGGLYTASILDPHPKRTLLQIISVTHNFNKRNHYLHIAIAPTKNIERIEWFLEKATEIGIDEISFILCKRSERKEVKTERLNKVVTSAVKQSLKAYHPLLNEPINLNKLLTQPFEGQKFIAHCEKTGKTSIDAELKTGGRYLILIGPEGDFTTDEIDEALQYGFKAITLGESRLRTETAALEACFEVNFLNRKG, encoded by the coding sequence ATGCACCTTTTTTACACGCCAGCTATTGAACCGTCATGCCAGCAATATTTTCTGACAGAGGAAGAAAGCAAGCACTGCGCACGTGTACTAAGGCTTGAGAAAGGAGCAAAACTGCAATTGATCGATGGCAGGGGTGGTTTATATACCGCAAGTATTTTGGATCCCCATCCAAAACGAACATTGCTTCAAATCATCTCGGTAACCCACAACTTCAATAAAAGAAACCACTATTTACATATCGCCATTGCCCCAACCAAAAATATTGAACGTATTGAATGGTTTTTGGAGAAAGCAACAGAGATAGGCATAGACGAAATCTCGTTCATCCTCTGCAAACGATCAGAACGAAAAGAGGTAAAGACGGAACGGCTGAACAAGGTAGTTACCTCCGCCGTTAAACAATCGTTAAAAGCCTACCATCCGCTTTTGAATGAGCCGATAAATTTGAATAAACTGCTGACCCAGCCTTTTGAAGGACAGAAATTTATTGCACATTGCGAAAAAACGGGCAAAACCAGCATAGACGCTGAGCTTAAAACCGGAGGCCGGTATTTGATACTGATTGGACCCGAAGGCGATTTTACCACGGACGAAATTGACGAGGCATTGCAATACGGTTTTAAAGCAATAACTTTAGGCGAAAGCCGTTTGAGGACAGAAACAGCCGCTTTAGAAGCTTGTTTTGAAGTGAACTTTTTGAACAGAAAAGGTTGA
- a CDS encoding DUF4159 domain-containing protein, producing MLMLASSFSPPTYKMAKLKYNGGGDWYGDRTALPNLIKFCNEKLKTNFQPEDDVVEVGSAELFNYPFIFMTGHGNVIFSDQEAQNLRKYLTGGGFLHIDDNYGLDPYVRPQMKKVFPELDFVELPLNYPIYHQKFDFPSGLPKIHEHDGKRAQGFGLIYKGRLVCFYTYECDLGNGWEDYGTYAGDTQETRLKALKMGANLVQYILTQQ from the coding sequence ATGTTAATGCTGGCCAGCAGTTTTAGCCCACCTACCTATAAAATGGCCAAGCTGAAATATAACGGCGGCGGCGATTGGTATGGCGACCGGACAGCCCTCCCCAACCTGATAAAATTTTGCAACGAAAAACTCAAAACCAACTTTCAGCCCGAAGATGATGTGGTTGAGGTTGGCAGCGCTGAATTATTCAATTACCCTTTTATTTTCATGACCGGCCATGGTAACGTGATTTTTTCGGACCAGGAAGCCCAAAACCTGCGGAAATATTTAACCGGCGGCGGCTTTTTGCATATCGACGATAATTATGGCCTCGACCCTTATGTGCGGCCGCAAATGAAAAAGGTGTTCCCTGAGCTTGATTTTGTTGAATTGCCGCTTAACTATCCTATCTATCACCAAAAGTTTGATTTTCCATCCGGCTTACCAAAAATTCACGAACATGATGGTAAACGGGCGCAAGGTTTTGGATTGATTTACAAGGGCCGCCTGGTATGTTTTTACACCTATGAGTGCGACCTTGGGAATGGCTGGGAAGATTATGGCACCTACGCCGGCGATACGCAGGAAACGCGCTTAAAGGCCTTAAAAATGGGCGCTAACCTTGTGCAATACATTTTAACCCAGCAGTAA
- a CDS encoding acetyl-CoA carboxylase biotin carboxyl carrier protein subunit yields the protein MYQVKVNEKYNFELEKNGDSLLIDKEIIEADLKQLNNTAYHIISNMQSYNAEVISFNPAEKTAEIKVNNNIYTVTAKDQFDILLDKLGLSNLNTAKVSEIKAPMPGMVLKVFVSEGMEIKKGDNLFVLEAMKMENIIKAPADVTVKTVKIKPGDKVEKGQILMLF from the coding sequence ATGTACCAGGTAAAAGTAAATGAAAAATACAATTTCGAACTTGAAAAGAATGGCGATAGCCTGTTGATAGATAAGGAAATCATTGAGGCAGACTTAAAACAGTTAAATAATACCGCCTATCATATCATAAGTAACATGCAGTCGTACAATGCGGAGGTGATCAGTTTTAACCCCGCTGAAAAAACGGCTGAAATAAAAGTAAATAATAATATTTATACAGTTACCGCAAAGGATCAATTTGATATTTTACTGGATAAACTTGGCCTGAGTAACCTTAATACAGCTAAGGTTAGCGAAATAAAAGCACCCATGCCCGGCATGGTACTTAAAGTTTTTGTAAGTGAAGGAATGGAAATAAAAAAAGGCGATAACCTATTTGTTTTGGAGGCCATGAAAATGGAAAACATTATCAAAGCGCCGGCGGATGTAACGGTTAAAACAGTTAAGATAAAACCAGGGGATAAAGTAGAAAAAGGGCAGATCCTGATGCTGTTTTAA